The following proteins are co-located in the Imtechella halotolerans genome:
- a CDS encoding ribonucleoside-diphosphate reductase subunit alpha: MYVLKRDGRQEPVMFDKITARVRKLCYGLNDLVDPVKVAMRVIEGLYDGVTTSELDNLAAEIAATMTTTHPDYARLAARISVSNLHKNTKKSFSETMNDLYNYVNPRTEQAAPLISDEVHDIIQANADFLDSTIIYNRDFGYDYFGFKTLERSYLLKINGNIVERPQHMLMRVAVGIHLDDMESVVETYELMSKKYFTHATPTLFNSGTPKPQMSSCFLLTMKDDSIDGIYDTLKQTAKISQSAGGIGLSIHNVRATGSYIAGTNGTSNGIVPMLRVYNDTARYVDQGGGKRKGSFAIYIEPWHADIMDFLDLKKNHGKEEMRARDLFYAMWIPDLFMKRVQEDSRWTLMCPNECPGLYDVHSDSFEELYLRYEAEGKGRKTIKARELWEKILESQIETGTPYMLYKDAANRKSNQKNLGTIRSSNLCTEIMEYTAPDEVAVCNLASVALPMFVKNGEFDHKELFKVTKRVTRNLNRVIDRNYYPVIEAQNSNFRHRPVGLGVQGLADTFIMLRMPFTSDEAKKLNQEIFETMYFAAVTASMELAKEEGPYDTFKGSPISQGEFQHNMWGIKDEELSGRWDWAKLRKDVIKNGVRNSLLMAPMPTASTSQILGNNECFEPYTSNIYTRRVLSGEFIVVNKHLLEDLVALGLWNEDLKQEIMRANGSIQEIDIIPHEIKELYKTVWELSMKDIIDMSRQRGYFIDQSQSLNLFMEGATMAKLTSMHFYAWKSGLKTGMYYLRTKSAVDAIKFTVQKKQETKPTAESQPLTSDELKAMIAQAKASEGDDCLMCGS; the protein is encoded by the coding sequence ATGTATGTATTAAAGAGAGACGGGCGTCAAGAACCCGTAATGTTTGACAAGATTACTGCCCGAGTACGCAAATTGTGCTACGGTCTTAACGATTTAGTAGACCCAGTAAAAGTAGCAATGCGTGTTATTGAAGGTCTATACGATGGGGTAACTACTTCAGAATTGGATAATTTAGCTGCAGAAATTGCTGCTACCATGACCACCACACACCCCGACTACGCTAGGCTAGCAGCGCGAATTTCGGTATCCAACCTCCATAAAAACACCAAAAAATCGTTCTCGGAAACCATGAACGATCTTTACAACTATGTGAATCCGCGTACTGAACAAGCAGCACCTTTAATCTCTGATGAAGTGCATGACATTATTCAAGCTAATGCAGATTTTTTGGATTCTACAATAATTTACAATAGGGATTTTGGCTATGATTACTTTGGCTTCAAAACATTGGAACGCTCCTATCTCCTTAAAATAAATGGAAACATTGTAGAGCGTCCGCAGCACATGCTAATGCGTGTTGCGGTAGGCATTCACCTTGATGACATGGAGAGTGTAGTAGAAACCTATGAACTCATGTCAAAAAAATACTTTACGCATGCCACACCTACTCTATTTAATTCCGGAACACCTAAACCACAAATGTCATCATGCTTCCTACTAACTATGAAGGATGACAGTATAGATGGTATTTATGACACACTAAAACAAACTGCCAAGATATCACAATCCGCAGGCGGAATTGGTCTTTCTATTCATAATGTGCGCGCTACAGGAAGTTATATAGCAGGAACAAACGGTACCTCAAATGGTATTGTTCCTATGCTAAGAGTATACAACGACACAGCTCGTTATGTAGATCAAGGAGGAGGAAAAAGAAAAGGCTCATTTGCTATATACATTGAACCATGGCATGCAGACATCATGGACTTTCTTGATTTAAAGAAAAATCATGGTAAAGAAGAGATGCGTGCTCGCGATCTGTTTTATGCAATGTGGATTCCTGATCTTTTTATGAAGCGCGTTCAAGAGGATAGTAGATGGACCCTTATGTGCCCTAACGAATGTCCTGGTCTTTATGATGTTCATAGCGATTCTTTTGAAGAATTATACCTGCGTTACGAGGCTGAGGGTAAAGGTCGAAAAACAATCAAAGCCCGAGAGCTTTGGGAGAAAATTCTAGAATCTCAAATAGAAACTGGAACTCCGTATATGCTTTATAAGGATGCAGCTAATCGTAAATCTAACCAAAAGAATCTTGGAACTATTAGATCATCGAACCTTTGTACTGAAATCATGGAATACACTGCTCCTGATGAAGTTGCAGTATGTAACTTGGCTTCAGTAGCATTGCCTATGTTTGTAAAAAATGGAGAATTTGACCATAAGGAACTTTTTAAAGTAACTAAACGAGTAACACGCAACCTCAACAGAGTCATTGACCGTAATTACTACCCAGTAATTGAAGCTCAAAATTCAAACTTCCGTCATCGTCCTGTAGGATTAGGAGTACAAGGTTTGGCTGACACATTTATTATGCTCCGCATGCCGTTCACCAGCGACGAAGCTAAAAAATTAAACCAGGAAATTTTTGAGACGATGTACTTCGCCGCAGTAACTGCATCCATGGAATTAGCGAAAGAAGAAGGTCCATACGACACATTCAAAGGATCGCCAATTTCACAAGGAGAGTTTCAACATAATATGTGGGGTATAAAAGACGAAGAGCTAAGCGGCAGATGGGATTGGGCTAAACTACGCAAAGATGTTATAAAAAATGGTGTACGCAATTCCTTATTGATGGCTCCAATGCCAACTGCTTCTACTTCACAAATATTAGGAAACAACGAATGTTTCGAACCGTATACCTCCAATATTTATACTCGTCGTGTACTTTCTGGAGAATTCATAGTTGTGAATAAACATTTATTGGAAGATTTAGTTGCACTTGGATTATGGAATGAAGATCTTAAGCAAGAAATCATGCGTGCTAATGGATCAATTCAAGAGATTGATATCATTCCTCATGAAATAAAAGAACTTTATAAAACGGTGTGGGAATTAAGCATGAAAGACATCATTGATATGTCTCGTCAACGCGGATATTTCATTGATCAAAGTCAATCACTTAACCTTTTTATGGAAGGGGCTACAATGGCTAAACTTACCTCTATGCATTTCTACGCATGGAAAAGTGGTCTAAAAACAGGAATGTATTACTTGAGAACTAAAAGCGCTGTAGATGCCATTAAATTTACGGTACAGAAAAAACAAGAAACGAAGCCTACTGCTGAATCGCAACCCTTAACTTCTGATGAACTGAAAGCAATGATTGCCCAAGCAAAAGCAAGTGAAGGAGATGATTGCCTTATGTGTGGCTCTTAA
- a CDS encoding ribonucleotide-diphosphate reductase subunit beta: MSAVEPILQENKDRFVIFPIQHKDIWEWYKKQEACFWTAEEIDLHQDLTDWNNKLSDDERYFIKHILAFFAASDGIVNENLAENFVNEVQYSEAKFFYGFQIMMENIHSETYSLLIDTYVKDEKEKNILFKAIENFPAIKKKADWALKWIESPSFAERLIAFAAVEGIFFSGAFCSIFWLKKRGLMPGLTFSNELISRDEGMHCDFAVHLHNNHLISPVSKERIKEIIVDALNIEREFITESLPVSLIGMNSKLMTQYLEFVTDRLLVELGCEKVYNVTNPFDFMDMISLQGKTNFFEKRVSEYQKAGVMNNDTEGNKISFDADF; encoded by the coding sequence ATGTCTGCAGTAGAGCCCATACTACAAGAAAACAAAGATCGATTTGTAATTTTTCCCATTCAACATAAGGACATTTGGGAATGGTATAAAAAACAAGAAGCTTGTTTTTGGACCGCGGAAGAAATCGATTTACACCAAGACCTTACAGACTGGAATAATAAACTTTCAGATGATGAACGTTATTTCATTAAGCATATATTGGCCTTCTTTGCCGCATCTGATGGAATTGTTAATGAAAATTTAGCTGAAAATTTCGTAAATGAAGTACAGTATTCCGAAGCTAAATTTTTCTATGGTTTCCAAATAATGATGGAAAACATCCACTCTGAAACGTATTCTCTGCTTATAGACACCTACGTTAAGGATGAAAAAGAAAAAAACATTCTTTTTAAAGCCATTGAGAATTTCCCTGCTATCAAAAAGAAAGCAGATTGGGCTTTAAAATGGATTGAGTCTCCAAGTTTTGCTGAACGTCTAATAGCATTTGCCGCTGTAGAAGGTATTTTCTTCTCTGGTGCATTTTGCTCCATTTTTTGGTTGAAAAAACGTGGCCTTATGCCAGGGCTTACCTTCTCTAACGAACTAATTTCCAGAGATGAAGGAATGCATTGTGATTTTGCAGTTCACCTACACAACAACCACCTTATTTCACCTGTAAGTAAAGAGCGCATTAAGGAAATTATTGTCGATGCCCTAAATATTGAAAGGGAATTTATTACAGAATCTCTTCCTGTAAGCCTTATAGGTATGAACTCAAAATTAATGACACAGTACCTAGAATTTGTAACTGACCGTCTTCTAGTAGAATTAGGTTGTGAAAAAGTTTATAATGTGACCAACCCATTTGATTTTATGGATATGATTTCCTTACAAGGAAAAACAAACTTCTTTGAAAAGCGAGTTTCCGAATATCAAAAAGCAGGCGTAATGAACAATGATACGGAAGGTAATAAAATCAGTTTCGACGCAGATTTCTAG
- a CDS encoding DUF3109 family protein, whose protein sequence is MFQIDKTIVSEEIISNDFVCNLSACKGACCIDGEAGAPLEESELSILESIYPSVKPYLRPEGLTAIEAQGVYIKGVDGDWETPLIDGADCAYVIFDNKGVALCAIEKAYNEGKIDWKKPISCHLYPVRVKQYSDFSAVNYHRWYICDNACSLGKELTVPVYKFVKEALIRKFGNQWYEELEEVAKAMKEQN, encoded by the coding sequence ATGTTTCAAATTGACAAGACCATCGTTTCTGAAGAAATCATTAGCAATGATTTTGTGTGCAACCTTAGTGCTTGCAAAGGCGCATGTTGTATTGATGGAGAGGCAGGAGCCCCTCTAGAGGAAAGTGAGCTTTCTATATTAGAAAGTATCTATCCCAGTGTAAAACCGTACCTCCGACCTGAAGGATTAACAGCTATTGAAGCTCAAGGAGTCTATATTAAGGGAGTAGATGGAGATTGGGAGACTCCTTTAATTGATGGAGCAGACTGTGCCTATGTGATTTTCGACAACAAAGGAGTGGCACTTTGCGCAATTGAGAAAGCCTACAATGAAGGAAAAATAGATTGGAAAAAACCTATTTCTTGCCACCTCTATCCAGTCAGGGTAAAACAATACTCCGATTTCTCCGCAGTAAATTATCACCGCTGGTATATTTGTGACAACGCCTGTAGCCTTGGAAAAGAGCTAACTGTCCCAGTTTATAAATTCGTTAAAGAAGCTCTCATCCGTAAATTTGGAAATCAGTGGTATGAAGAACTGGAGGAGGTTGCCAAAGCAATGAAAGAGCAGAACTAA
- a CDS encoding MarC family protein, whose translation MTLNFKEIATASMILFAVIDIVGSVPIIIDLRKKVGHIQSEKASIVAAVIMIVFLFLGEEILNLIGISVESFAIAGSFILFFLALEMILGITLYKDDAPETASIVPLAFPLIAGAGTMTSLLSLRAEFEVQNIIVAILVNIIFVYIVLKSSKRIERALGKQGISVIRKVFGVILLAIAVKLFTTNIKGLL comes from the coding sequence ATGACATTGAATTTTAAAGAAATAGCTACCGCAAGTATGATTCTCTTTGCTGTTATTGATATTGTTGGTAGTGTCCCTATTATTATTGATTTGAGAAAAAAGGTGGGTCATATTCAGTCTGAAAAGGCGTCTATTGTAGCCGCTGTTATTATGATAGTTTTTCTTTTTTTAGGAGAGGAAATACTTAATCTCATTGGAATTTCGGTGGAGTCTTTTGCCATTGCTGGTTCCTTCATATTATTTTTCTTGGCATTGGAAATGATTTTAGGAATCACCCTATATAAGGACGATGCGCCCGAAACGGCCTCTATTGTTCCATTGGCCTTTCCACTTATAGCTGGTGCTGGAACCATGACTTCTTTATTATCATTACGAGCGGAGTTTGAGGTTCAGAATATTATAGTTGCCATCCTAGTTAATATCATATTTGTTTATATTGTGCTTAAATCTTCCAAACGAATTGAAAGAGCTTTGGGCAAACAAGGTATTAGTGTTATCAGAAAGGTTTTTGGGGTAATATTATTAGCTATTGCCGTGAAATTGTTTACCACCAATATCAAAGGATTATTGTAA
- a CDS encoding S41 family peptidase translates to MKNHKTYLWPLILATALAVGVVIGGKLRFSNTPEDFFTTDSNKAKLNRLIDYIEYEYVDQVNTDSIVDLTVNNILERLDPHSVYIPKEQAQQVAENMQGDFVGIGISFYMYKDSLSVIRPLEGGPSMPAGILPGDRILMADGDTLYGKGMESEAVVKKLKGLPNTSINLKVHRKGSPNLLDFTINRSKVPIKSVDGYYMLTQDLGYIKINRFAESTYKEFMNALNALKNKGMSQLVLDLRDNPGGYLNIAEQIADEFLADKKLILYTKNKKGSIEKTFATKKGAFENNHVYVLINEKSASASEIIAGALQDNDQGTIVGRRSFGKGLVQREMPLPDGSAVRLTISRYYTPTGRSIQRSYENGTKNYYEDYLKRFESGELQSIDSIKVADSLKFKTPKGKIVYGGGGIIPDVFIPLTASIEDETVTYILRSGLASFFIFEHLDSDRNQYQDYDEDHFITTYEVPESLIQNFNQYLAQRRLKIDLNIYHSEIAKYLKANIAEQLFGENAYERIVNKDDNALSKVIMLSTSH, encoded by the coding sequence ATGAAAAATCATAAAACGTATTTATGGCCACTTATACTTGCAACAGCGTTAGCTGTAGGGGTTGTCATTGGTGGAAAATTACGTTTTAGCAATACTCCAGAAGACTTTTTTACTACAGATTCAAATAAAGCTAAATTGAATCGACTTATAGACTATATTGAATATGAATATGTCGATCAAGTAAATACAGATAGTATTGTAGACCTTACTGTAAACAATATTCTTGAGAGACTAGATCCGCATTCAGTATACATACCTAAGGAACAAGCACAGCAGGTTGCTGAGAATATGCAAGGAGATTTTGTAGGCATAGGAATAAGTTTTTATATGTATAAAGACAGCCTTTCTGTAATTCGTCCACTAGAAGGAGGACCTAGCATGCCAGCAGGAATATTACCAGGTGATCGCATTCTTATGGCCGATGGAGATACCTTATACGGCAAAGGAATGGAAAGTGAAGCCGTGGTGAAAAAACTAAAAGGATTGCCAAATACTTCAATTAATCTTAAGGTACACAGGAAAGGATCTCCAAACTTATTAGATTTCACAATAAATAGATCTAAAGTCCCTATCAAAAGTGTAGATGGTTACTATATGCTGACTCAAGACTTAGGATATATCAAAATCAATCGATTTGCAGAGTCTACTTATAAAGAATTTATGAATGCCCTTAACGCATTGAAAAATAAAGGAATGTCGCAACTTGTGCTAGATTTAAGAGACAATCCTGGAGGGTACCTAAATATAGCTGAACAAATAGCCGACGAGTTTTTGGCCGACAAAAAACTAATTCTGTATACCAAAAATAAAAAAGGCTCTATTGAAAAAACCTTTGCAACTAAAAAAGGAGCATTTGAAAACAACCATGTTTATGTTCTAATAAATGAAAAATCAGCATCAGCTAGTGAGATTATAGCTGGAGCACTACAAGATAATGATCAAGGGACAATAGTAGGGCGCAGATCTTTCGGAAAAGGACTTGTTCAGCGCGAAATGCCTCTACCTGATGGGTCCGCAGTACGCCTAACCATTTCTAGATACTACACTCCTACCGGTAGATCAATTCAACGCTCTTATGAAAACGGCACAAAAAACTACTATGAGGATTATTTAAAAAGATTTGAAAGTGGTGAACTACAATCAATCGACAGTATTAAGGTTGCAGATTCGTTGAAATTTAAAACCCCTAAAGGAAAAATTGTTTACGGTGGTGGTGGAATTATTCCTGATGTATTTATTCCCCTTACGGCGAGTATTGAGGATGAAACCGTAACTTACATTCTTCGATCTGGATTGGCTTCGTTCTTTATTTTTGAACACTTAGATAGTGATCGTAACCAATATCAAGATTATGACGAAGATCATTTTATTACTACCTATGAAGTGCCTGAATCACTTATTCAGAATTTCAATCAATATTTAGCCCAACGTCGATTAAAGATAGACCTTAACATATATCATTCAGAAATTGCAAAATATCTAAAGGCAAATATTGCAGAACAGCTTTTTGGTGAAAACGCTTATGAGCGTATTGTAAATAAAGATGATAATGCTCTGTCCAAAGTAATAATGTTAAGTACCTCTCATTAA
- a CDS encoding deoxycytidylate deaminase, with amino-acid sequence MSEEKQDRYDKAYLRMAAEWGKLSYCKRKQVGAIIVKDRMIISDGYNGTPTGFENYCEDEEGYTKWYVLHAEANAILKVAASTQSCQGATLYITLSPCKECSKLIHQSGIIRVVYMEAYKDNSGLQFLERAGVTIKHISEI; translated from the coding sequence ATGTCTGAAGAAAAACAAGATCGATATGACAAAGCCTACCTTCGTATGGCTGCAGAATGGGGAAAATTATCCTATTGCAAACGTAAACAAGTTGGAGCTATTATAGTAAAAGACAGAATGATAATTTCTGATGGCTATAATGGGACTCCCACCGGTTTTGAGAATTACTGTGAAGATGAAGAAGGTTACACCAAATGGTATGTTCTGCACGCGGAAGCCAATGCCATCCTTAAGGTCGCCGCATCAACCCAATCATGTCAAGGGGCTACCCTTTATATTACCCTTTCCCCTTGTAAAGAGTGCAGCAAGCTTATTCATCAATCAGGGATAATTCGCGTAGTTTATATGGAGGCCTATAAAGACAATTCAGGATTGCAATTTCTTGAACGTGCTGGCGTTACAATTAAACATATTTCAGAAATCTAA
- a CDS encoding HupE/UreJ family protein, which yields MDQFWFYFNLGLHHVLDINAYDHVLFLIALTVPYTFKDWKHVLLLVTIFTVGHTLSLFLSVFGIVNVSVSFIEFLIPVTILITALLNIFTAGKGPRKEKLGILFFITLFFGLIHGLGFSNYFRQIIADQESKALPLIEFALGIETAQIIVVMVVLLFSFIVQSIFRFNKKDWMLITSSMVIGIIIPMLLETYPF from the coding sequence ATGGATCAATTTTGGTTCTATTTTAATCTTGGTTTACACCATGTATTGGATATCAATGCATATGACCATGTATTATTTCTTATTGCACTTACAGTACCTTATACCTTTAAAGACTGGAAACATGTGCTCTTGTTAGTTACAATATTCACTGTAGGGCATACACTGTCACTTTTCCTTTCTGTATTTGGCATTGTAAATGTTTCAGTATCATTCATAGAATTTCTTATCCCCGTAACTATTTTAATTACAGCTTTACTTAACATATTTACTGCTGGAAAAGGCCCACGCAAAGAAAAATTAGGAATACTCTTTTTTATAACACTCTTTTTCGGGCTTATCCACGGCCTAGGGTTTTCAAACTATTTCCGTCAGATTATAGCTGACCAGGAAAGCAAGGCTCTTCCTTTAATAGAATTTGCCCTAGGGATTGAAACTGCGCAAATCATAGTTGTTATGGTAGTGTTACTGTTCAGTTTTATTGTTCAATCAATATTTCGTTTCAATAAAAAAGATTGGATGTTAATCACCTCTTCTATGGTTATTGGTATCATTATCCCAATGCTCCTAGAAACCTATCCTTTTTAG
- a CDS encoding GlsB/YeaQ/YmgE family stress response membrane protein, translating to MGLISWIIFGLIAGAIAKLIMPGKDPGGFVVTVLIGIAGALIGGFVGRAFGVLEDTTRFWSPMDWLFSVLGGLIVLFIWKKIAATKSAK from the coding sequence ATGGGATTAATTTCGTGGATAATTTTCGGTCTTATTGCTGGTGCAATTGCAAAGCTTATTATGCCAGGCAAGGATCCTGGAGGATTCGTTGTAACTGTTCTCATAGGAATAGCCGGAGCCCTTATCGGAGGGTTTGTAGGTAGAGCTTTTGGAGTGCTCGAAGATACTACACGTTTTTGGAGTCCAATGGATTGGTTATTTTCCGTTCTAGGAGGACTTATCGTACTTTTTATATGGAAAAAAATAGCAGCCACAAAATCAGCTAAATGA
- a CDS encoding TonB-dependent receptor: MKYCFVFCLLLAFQITSAQQKSLRGTIVDEQEQPIAFANVLIQGTSIGVSAGEDGVFVLHNLPQGQLKLRVSAVGFKTILQQVNVSPSINLTIVLHADNELDEVEVFGNRFKHPDKIETLTRLPLAPYEQIQSISIISDKLIEQQGNLTIADATRNVPGVYTFATYGNRSESMSSRGFRGIPILKNGVRVHSDFRGTGILTDMQGVDNIQVLKGSAAITQGVATDLGSPGGVINIVTKIPKYTSGGTVSLRGGSYGQLRTTYDVFGAMNESKTLAYRVNGALERADSYRQGISSERFYINPSFQWRLGEGTTITAEMDYFDDSRTPDLGTVNLDDIDENAIYRLPFSQYLGYSKDKAITHNSTYSIRFNHEVSNKLKLMAAYFSSTLDLQDKRASLGSYIVENGEPVYNKRKRGYTNSSRMDNNKVFQVDLIGDDIKTGKIKHSFQVGFDYRTNELETSTKSASVVDSIDVFASNSHQLPSIINYGPEVVVETTSRAIGVVAQDVISWNNWLKTFLGVRYSTTQTSTATEITQNDAFNPLMGIIFNPYANVNVFASYTNSAYPRTASRLDKNGSELGNERFDQLEAGVKTNWLDGRLRLNVTLFKINNRNINLPVYDENWVATGYYQKGGNDERKGIEIELSGRIIDNLEIITGYSYIDAQYKEHTSFVYGSSPLNTPKHTFNAYVNYNFTNALKGLSIGAGGYYIGERPINDWSAGPITHQGIEPKIKPFNLEGYTLINLQLGYRISSNWNSRLLLNNIFNQIGYNAYRVSYINQIDPRTVAGSISYTF; encoded by the coding sequence ATGAAATATTGTTTTGTTTTTTGTCTATTATTAGCTTTTCAGATAACTTCAGCCCAGCAAAAAAGCCTGAGGGGTACAATAGTTGATGAACAAGAGCAACCTATAGCTTTTGCGAATGTTCTTATACAAGGTACGTCTATTGGTGTTTCTGCAGGTGAGGACGGTGTGTTTGTATTACATAATCTCCCTCAAGGCCAATTAAAATTACGTGTAAGTGCTGTCGGTTTTAAAACAATTCTCCAGCAAGTAAATGTGAGCCCAAGCATTAACCTTACTATTGTATTGCATGCAGATAATGAACTTGACGAAGTGGAGGTATTTGGAAACCGTTTTAAACATCCAGATAAAATAGAAACACTCACAAGACTCCCATTAGCTCCATATGAGCAGATTCAGAGTATATCTATTATTTCTGATAAGCTTATAGAACAACAAGGAAATCTTACCATCGCCGATGCTACGAGAAATGTGCCTGGCGTATACACTTTCGCAACTTATGGTAACCGCAGTGAAAGTATGTCATCAAGAGGGTTTAGGGGCATACCAATTCTTAAAAACGGTGTGAGGGTACATTCTGATTTTAGGGGTACAGGGATTTTAACTGATATGCAAGGAGTTGATAACATCCAGGTTCTTAAAGGAAGCGCTGCTATAACACAAGGAGTGGCTACTGATTTAGGAAGTCCTGGCGGAGTAATTAATATAGTGACTAAAATTCCAAAATATACTTCAGGAGGTACTGTGAGCTTGCGTGGGGGAAGTTATGGTCAACTTCGCACTACATATGATGTATTTGGAGCAATGAATGAAAGTAAAACTTTAGCTTACAGAGTTAATGGTGCACTTGAACGTGCCGATAGTTATAGACAAGGAATTTCATCTGAAAGATTCTATATCAATCCGTCTTTTCAATGGAGATTAGGGGAAGGTACCACAATTACCGCTGAAATGGATTATTTTGATGATAGTCGTACACCCGATCTTGGTACTGTAAATCTTGATGATATTGATGAAAATGCAATTTATAGGTTACCTTTTAGTCAATATTTAGGGTATAGTAAAGACAAGGCAATAACCCACAATAGCACCTATTCAATTCGATTTAATCATGAAGTAAGTAATAAATTGAAATTAATGGCTGCCTATTTTAGTTCGACATTAGATTTACAGGATAAAAGGGCTAGTTTAGGAAGTTATATAGTAGAAAATGGAGAACCTGTGTATAATAAACGTAAACGAGGATACACAAATTCTTCACGAATGGATAACAATAAAGTTTTTCAGGTAGATCTCATTGGGGATGATATTAAAACTGGTAAAATAAAGCATAGTTTTCAAGTAGGATTTGATTATCGAACTAATGAGCTTGAGACCTCTACCAAGAGTGCTTCAGTGGTCGATTCAATAGATGTATTTGCCTCAAATTCTCATCAATTGCCTTCTATTATAAATTATGGGCCTGAAGTAGTTGTTGAAACCACTTCAAGAGCTATAGGTGTGGTAGCCCAGGATGTAATAAGTTGGAATAATTGGTTGAAAACCTTCTTGGGTGTAAGATACAGTACAACACAGACTTCAACTGCCACGGAAATTACTCAAAATGATGCTTTTAATCCATTGATGGGGATAATATTCAATCCTTATGCAAACGTGAATGTTTTTGCTTCATATACTAATAGTGCGTATCCTCGAACTGCTTCTCGTTTGGATAAAAATGGGAGTGAGTTAGGAAATGAGCGTTTTGATCAGTTGGAAGCGGGTGTAAAGACCAATTGGTTGGATGGTCGATTACGCCTAAATGTTACCCTGTTTAAAATAAATAATAGGAATATTAATCTGCCAGTTTACGATGAGAATTGGGTAGCTACTGGATATTATCAAAAGGGAGGTAATGACGAGCGAAAAGGAATTGAAATTGAACTTTCTGGTCGTATAATAGATAACCTTGAAATAATAACAGGGTATTCATATATCGATGCACAGTATAAAGAACATACCTCCTTTGTGTATGGATCATCGCCACTTAATACGCCCAAGCATACATTCAATGCCTATGTGAATTATAATTTCACTAATGCTCTAAAAGGATTGAGCATAGGTGCGGGAGGTTACTATATTGGGGAACGCCCTATCAACGATTGGAGTGCAGGACCTATTACTCATCAAGGAATTGAACCAAAAATAAAACCTTTCAATTTGGAAGGATATACACTAATAAATCTGCAATTGGGGTATCGAATTAGTTCCAACTGGAATTCTCGATTATTGTTAAACAATATATTTAATCAAATAGGGTATAATGCATACCGAGTTAGTTACATAAACCAGATTGATCCTAGAACTGTTGCAGGTTCAATTAGTTACACCTTTTAA